From Scylla paramamosain isolate STU-SP2022 chromosome 16, ASM3559412v1, whole genome shotgun sequence, one genomic window encodes:
- the LOC135108085 gene encoding uncharacterized protein LOC135108085, whose amino-acid sequence MKILAALVLSLLAAVGVSLPRPQEGAVGDYDEGPWPVIPYEYAFEISDKASLTYYSRTETKLQNGDVFGSWAVLLSNDDIQTVVYNVTNGQGFQHTITYSPADEFGQYR is encoded by the exons ATGAAG ATCTTGGCAGCGCTGGTGTTGTCCCTGCTGGCGGCGGTGGGAGTGAGTTTGCCGCGGCCGCAGGAAGGAGCAGTTGGCGATTACGATGAAGGTCCATGG CCTGTCATTCCCTATGAGTATGCATTCGAGATCTCAGACAAGGCCAGCCTGACATATTACAGTCGAACAGAGACGAAGCTCCAAAATGGTGACGTCTTCGGGTCCTGGGCTGTGCTACTTTCCAACGACGATATCCAGACGGTGGTGTACAATGTTACGAATGGGCAAGGCTTCCAACACACCATCACTTACTCTCCTGCAGATGAGTTTGGTCAATATAGATAA
- the LOC135108083 gene encoding exosome complex component RRP40-like isoform X2, translating to MKEIFLGPGLRRHENNVYATRSGPLKKTTQNIYYIDNYQRRYIPLKGQFVVGIVYKKKGDNYIIDIGGSEYALLSLLCFENAPKKARKEMRPGELVFGQLLVAERDMEPEMVCLDVCNDAVGIGPLPEGGLMFTVPLHVTREILDPQNTLLKKISSLVECTVVVGSNGRVWVLAQEQRHMLAIMNCLKMLEVMSKHEAEQNVYICFNRFLH from the coding sequence AAAACAATGTCTATGCAACTCGTTCAGGTCCCCTTAAGAAGACAACTCAAAACATCTACTACATTGACAACTATCAGAGACGATACATTCCCCTCAAGGGGCAGTTTGTGGTTGGAattgtatataagaaaaaaggtgaCAATTATATTATAGACATTGGTGGGAGTGAgtatgccctcctctccctcctctgttttGAAAATGCTCccaagaaagcaaggaaagagatgaggcCAGGAGAGCTGGTGTTTGGACAGCTGTTGGTGGCAGAGAGGGACATGGAACCCGAGATGGTGTGTCTTGATGTTTGTAATGACGCAGTGGGTATTGGCCCACTTCCTGAAGGAGGCCTCATGTTCACTGTCCCTTTGCATGTAACACGGGAGATCCTAGACCCACAGAATACTCTCTTAAAGAAGATTTCCTCCCTGGTGGAGTGCACAGTAGTGGTGGGCTCCAATGGGCGGGTGTGGGTGTTGGCGCAGGAGCAGAGGCACATGCTGGCCATCATGAACTGCCTCAAGATGCTGGAGGTGATGAGCAAGCATGAGGCCGAGCAGAATGTGTACATATGTTTCAACAGATTTTTACATTAG